Proteins co-encoded in one Apis mellifera strain DH4 linkage group LG15, Amel_HAv3.1, whole genome shotgun sequence genomic window:
- the LOC113219252 gene encoding uncharacterized protein LOC113219252 isoform X2, translated as MLRLRVTVRESLSESLSINSLRAVSYEPVAHYSESSYRERKRKMLSPRKEWNKNDTFKLIALYEHQPILWDKKHMDYRNREKKNKILSEIGLHFECSIEEIQRKIHNLRNQMSQELKKKKKRKKGTDEIEESNWIYFNALKFLIPPLTINVTQSLHTQTSMSIKENVFYEENVEMEETTSTSTTSSKKIKREIDDNQLFKTTLSSSYQEVDEYDKFGQYVALELKTLKSDFNKARLKSEIRKIIVQIADEDLYDSINPLSSSISMPSP; from the exons ATGTTGCGTTTGAGAGTCACTGTCCGAGAGTCACTGTCCGAGAGCCTGTCGATCAATTCTCTGAGAGCTGTTTCATACGAACCAGTTGCGCACTATTCTGAAAGTAGCTatcgcgagagaaagagaaaaatgttatCGCCGCGGaaagaatggaataaaaatgatacatttaaattaattgcattATATGAACATCAGCCAATATTGTGGGATAAAAAACATATGGATTATAGAaatcgtgaaaagaaaaataaaatattaagtgaAATTGGATTACATTTTGAATGTTCCATAGAAGAAATTCAGAGGAAGATACATAATTTGAGAAATCAA ATGTcacaagaattgaaaaaaaagaaaaaaagaaaaaaaggaaccgATGAAATAGAGGAGTCaaattggatttattttaatgccctgaaatttttaattccaccACTTACGATAAATGTGACACAATCATTACATACACAAACATCAATGTCTATT aaagaaaatgtattttacgAAGAAAATGTGGAGATGGAAGAAACGACCAGCACAAGCACAAcatcatcgaaaaaaataaaacgagaaattgatgATAACCAACTCTTTAAAACGACATTAAGTAGCTCATATCAAGAAGTGGatgaatatgataaatttggcCAATATGTAGCCttagaattaaaaactttaaaatctgattttaataaagcaagattaaaaagtgaaataagaaaaataatagttcAGATCGCGGATGAAGATTTGTACGATAGTATAAATCCATTGTCATCTTCTATATCAATGCCATCTCCTTAA
- the LOC113219252 gene encoding uncharacterized protein LOC113219252 isoform X1 yields the protein MLRLRVTVRESLSESLSINSLRAVSYEPVAHYSESSYRERKRKMLSPRKEWNKNDTFKLIALYEHQPILWDKKHMDYRNREKKNKILSEIGLHFECSIEEIQRKIHNLRNQMSQELKKKKKRKKGTDEIEESNWIYFNALKFLIPPLTINVTQSLHTQTSMSIKKENVFYEENVEMEETTSTSTTSSKKIKREIDDNQLFKTTLSSSYQEVDEYDKFGQYVALELKTLKSDFNKARLKSEIRKIIVQIADEDLYDSINPLSSSISMPSP from the exons ATGTTGCGTTTGAGAGTCACTGTCCGAGAGTCACTGTCCGAGAGCCTGTCGATCAATTCTCTGAGAGCTGTTTCATACGAACCAGTTGCGCACTATTCTGAAAGTAGCTatcgcgagagaaagagaaaaatgttatCGCCGCGGaaagaatggaataaaaatgatacatttaaattaattgcattATATGAACATCAGCCAATATTGTGGGATAAAAAACATATGGATTATAGAaatcgtgaaaagaaaaataaaatattaagtgaAATTGGATTACATTTTGAATGTTCCATAGAAGAAATTCAGAGGAAGATACATAATTTGAGAAATCAA ATGTcacaagaattgaaaaaaaagaaaaaaagaaaaaaaggaaccgATGAAATAGAGGAGTCaaattggatttattttaatgccctgaaatttttaattccaccACTTACGATAAATGTGACACAATCATTACATACACAAACATCAATGTCTATT aagaaagaaaatgtattttacgAAGAAAATGTGGAGATGGAAGAAACGACCAGCACAAGCACAAcatcatcgaaaaaaataaaacgagaaattgatgATAACCAACTCTTTAAAACGACATTAAGTAGCTCATATCAAGAAGTGGatgaatatgataaatttggcCAATATGTAGCCttagaattaaaaactttaaaatctgattttaataaagcaagattaaaaagtgaaataagaaaaataatagttcAGATCGCGGATGAAGATTTGTACGATAGTATAAATCCATTGTCATCTTCTATATCAATGCCATCTCCTTAA
- the LOC552114 gene encoding signal recognition particle 54 kDa protein, translating to MVLADLGRKITSALRSLSNATVINEEVLNSMLKEICAALLEADVNIRLVKKLRENVRLVIDFDDMAGGLNKRRMIQSAVFKELVKLIDPGVKAYQPIKGRPNIIMFVGLQGSGKTTTCTKLAYHYLKKNWKACLVCADTFRAGAYDQIKQNATKARIPFYGSYTEVDPVTIAQDGVEMFKKEGYEIIIVDTSGRHKQEESLFEEMLQVANAIQPDNIIFVMDATIGQACEAQAKAFKERVNVGSIIITKLDGHAKGGGALSAVAATQSPVIFVGTGEHIDDLEPFKTKPFISKLLGMGDIEGLIDKVNELNLDDNEELLEKIKHGQFTLRDMYEQFQNVMKMGPFSQLMGMIPGFSQDFMSKGTEQESMARLKRIMTIMDSMNDSELDNRDGAKLFSKQPGRITRVAQGSGVTEKEVKDVITQYTKFAAVVKKMGGIKGLFKAGDMSKNVNSIQMAKLNHQMAKMMDPRVLHQMGGMPGLQNIMKQLQQGAAGGPLMM from the exons ATGGTTCTCGCAGATTTAGGACGTAAAATAACATCTGCACTTCGATCCCTTAGCAATGCAACTGTCATTAATGAAGAA gtttTAAATTCTATGCTAAAGGAAATATGCGCGGCGTTACTTGAAGCAGATGTTAATATCAGGCTTGTCAAAAAATTAAGAGAGAATGTACGTCttgtaattgattttgatgatATGGCTGGTGGTCTTAACAAAAGGAGAATGATACAGAGCGCTGTATTTAAAGAACTTGTAAag CTTATCGATCCTGGAGTAAAAGCTTATCAGCCAATCAAAGGAAGACCAAATATAATCATGTTCGTCGGTTTACAAGGTTCAGGAAAAACAACTACTTGTACGAAGCTtgcttatcattatttaaagaaaaattggaaggcTTGTTTAGTTTGTGCAGATACTTTTCGTGCTGGTGCATACgatcaaataaaacaaaatgcaACAAAAGCAAGAATTCCATTTTACGGAAg ttATACCGAAGTAGATCCAGTTACAATAGCACAAGACGGCgttgaaatgtttaaaaaagaaggttACGAGATCATTATCGTTGATACAAGTGGTAGGCACAAACAGGAAGAATCTTTGTTCGAAGAAATGCTTCAAGTCGCGAATGCAAtt caaccagacaatataatttttgtaatggaTGCAACAATAGGTCAAGCTTGCGAAGCTCAAGCAAAAGCTTTTAAGGAACGTGTTAACGTCggttctattattattacaaaacttGACGGACACGCAAAAGGTGGAGGTGCTCTTTCAGC GGTTGCTGCAACACAAAGTCCAGTAATCTTTGTAGGTACAGGAGAGCATATAGATGATCTAGAACCTTTCAAAACAAAACCTTTTATCAGTAAATTATTGGGTATGGGCGATATCGAAGGACTTATAGACAAAGTCAATGAATTAAATCTCGATGATAACGAAGAATTACTCGAGAAAATCAAACATGGTCAATTTACTTTAAGGGATATGTACGAACAATTTCAAAACGTTATGAAAATGGGACCATTTTCTCAACTAATG ggAATGATTCCTGGCTTCAGTCAAGATTTTATGTCGAAAGGTACAGAACAGGAGTCTATGGCAAGACTAAAACGTATAATGACCATCATGGATAGTATGAACGATTCAG AATTGGACAACAGAGATGgtgcaaaattatttagtaaACAACCAGGTAGAATTACAAGAGTGGCACAAGGTTCTGGAGTGACTGAAAAAGAAGTGAAAGATGTAATTActcaatatacaaaatttgcaGCAGTTGTAAAGAAAATGGGTGGTATCAAAGGATTATTTAAAGCAGGAGATATgtctaaaaatgtaaattcaatacaaatggcaaaattaaatcatcaaaTGGCAAAAATGATGGATCCTAGAGTTCTACATCAAATGG gaGGTATGCCaggattacaaaatattatgaaacaaCTTCAACAGGGTGCAGCGGGAGGACCCTTAATGATGTGA